TCGTGCTCTTTGACGTAACAATATAACTATACACTTTATAACCGATATTAGTTTCACTAAATCTCATTACCAAAATGAAGCTGCCAAAAAATTCGTAAAGGCTGCTTGTTTATATAGGTATTGCAATTCTCACCCGGCACAGATTCAGATATCTATTAAATAACACTTACGTACATATACGAGTTCCACAAGGAGTCTAAATATCGACGAGAAATTGTAATCAGATATTAAAATCTAAAACTTTCGTATAAACCATGTGTAGCAAGTGAATAATAATCTTTCTCTTTATCTGCAATACAAATGTCGTTAACCACCGTTCAGATACTACTGGTTTAAGGTACGAACGTAAAGTACtgttttaacaatttcaatGTTTCAATCGGTTTCAGAGGACGGCAAGAATCGCGCACTAAAATTAGCAACCCGCAAATGCGCATTCTGAAAGCGATTTTTGGTTTGTAACACAATCACGACGGATCGTACAgatctttcaaaaaaatcaaaattataagtgccaaaaatatatgtgTGGGACTTCAATTTAAATTGTTTGATGTGACAATGGTTCGAACATAAAACCAAGCAATGTTtaccaaaacaaatttcgaGATACGGTCGGCAATTCAACCATAAcaataatttacaaataataataaacgtcggaagcaaaaaaaacgGGAATGGAAGTGACTAGGgtttaaaagtttcaaaagaaTGCATTGCGCGTAATTCATCAATCAGCGAGTTTAAAATGCAATCGTGGAAAAGTTCTATAAATGTGGTTTACATACAAAGGAAGGAATGAAGCCAGTTCTGTCATGTACAATTTGACAAAGATGAAATAGAGCCATCGAACGCGATGATTTTACGAATAGAAATTCCTCATCCAAACAAGCCGTGCCACATATAGTAAAACAAGACTTGGAATAAGTGTGACGTGAACCAAAAACCATCATGAACATAATAAACACAGTCAAGTTGGGGTATGGAAGCTTTGACTTTCAGCAAACATGCAATAATAAACCCTGTCGGTAAGCTCAACCCAGTATAGTTTAGCAACATGATGATCAAAACAGCTGCCTTGTACAGTAACTTAgattaaataaagtaaCAGTAGCCGAAGCTACCATTATCCACCTCTTTTAACCACTGTCTACATAGGTTTTGCTTTTGTATTAAACAAGAAGGGAGCGCTTATCAACCATAAAGGATTTCTGCACAAGAGCTGATAAAGTTGCAAACATAACAGGTGAACAGATATGCTAATAATGAACTCGACTCAAAGCTTAGCTTCTTGGTAGCGTTTAAGCTTGCATACTACAAATCAACAGATATGTCAAAAGTTAGCAAAAGTCAAAACCTCCAACCCAACGTTAACCAccgaaaaagaaataagtAACCAAATTCGTTCGATGTCAATGAAACATATATGTCTATCAAAAAAGagatataaataaaaaatttaatgaaattcttTGAAATAATGGCATAATGGCAATATGACCCAATACACACCATATATACTAACAAGAACTGGTTCAGCTCACTTCTCCAAATCCATTACGAAAGACCCAAAACACAAAAACAACTTCAAGAACTGCCATTCGAAACAGCATTATATTGCCAATATTATTTAACTGAGGGAGTATGTTGTATAGGTCGTTATTAATACCAAGAAGCATTTGACATCTTcaaaatatatgtatatatagtagaatcttcaaattattaaagttACTCCTTCTCATTTGATCCAAAATAATCATCCATCTCCTTGTCGAGCTCTTCGGCGGATTTTTTAGGACGATTAGGAGTTCTACGGCGGCGTGTAGTCTTCCGCTTGGAAGATTTGGCGCCATTCTTGCTAGCAGTGGCGCTAGCGTTGCTGGCAGGACTTACACGTGCAGCCAAAGAATTCAATTGACGACTAGGATCAAGGATTATCTCAACCTTCATTTTTCTAGTGCCATCAACCAAACGACCCTCATACTGTTCATAAGCTCGAGTGGCATCACCAGGACGAGAAAAAATGATAGTTGCAATACCTTTCGAACGACCGTTGGGACCGTAAGCCAAGGAAACGCGTTTGCAAGGTCCTATGGATTTCACAAAAAGCTCCTTAACTTGAGCCTCGGTAACGTCAGTAGGTAAGTTAGaaacaataattttagATTCCTCAGAAATGACGGATTTAAGGGCAGAGGCAGTGTTCACTGCGGGTTTCGCGTTCTTTGTTGGCTTTGGCTTGTTAGAGCGCGCACGACGCTTTCTAATACCTCCTTTAGGCTTTGAAGCAATTATGGCGTCCAAGGACTGATCTAATTCCATAGACATTTTTATCGAGTTACTGTTGGGTAGTTAGTTGTTGTTAGGTGGTAAAGTGGCGGGTGGGGTTTACAACTGATCAGGATCTAGGTAAGGGTAGTACACAAGGTGTcgatatttaaaattattattttgtagATTCCTAAATATATTTAGCGATGTTGAACGCTTACTTTAAAGTCTTCAGaaatttgacaaaaaaataatattacaAATTAAACTTACTTTACACTTTATTGGCATCAGAACTAGGATGGACGCGTTCACTTATAAAAGTTGAGAGATTATTGATAAAACagaatttattgtttttttggaaagcaatttttgtaaCCATAATACCAAACGTTTGATATGATGCCTACACGATTAGATAGATGCAAACGCTTCGCCGCTTCTTGGTAGCTTAACAATGCAGAATCTAGACAGAAGAATAACGATTATGCAATTTTTAGAAACACGGAAAACATTCAAAGACAACATAATTCAGAATTAAAAAGCACGATTCAGTGCAACAGAATCAAGTATAAGAGATTATATAAATCCGTTATCTCACTAGTAGACATACGACGAATGCGCAATAAAACTAGGTAATCATAACAAACAGTTTGGGAGTTGGAAAATcgcaataaaaaattttatgctTAATCCTTAGAAAACAGCAAGCAAAGGTTTCTCATTTAAGTATcaaaaggagaaaaaataaacaaaataaggACAAAAACGATGCCCGAAGTAAAATCTTTGCTAATgaaacagaaaaataaactcAAAGCATCCATGGGCCTTTTCATCTATTCACAATGTATTTCTTGATGAAGCTAGTTGTATAAGTAGACtactaatttttgaaggcgaactttaaaaaggaaatccGCGATCCCTATAGTAGTAGCGGATGTATATACATCAAGCAGTATTAACAAATCAGAATTGCATCAAAAGATATTCCAATAGATAACAAAGCCACACgagaaagcaaaataaaagtcCAAcgacaaaaataaaacagaTACTGATAAGAAGTTGGTTCCTTTTTTTCGGTATActacttttcaattttttttgggaaattttttttttctctgttaaaatttgaaaaaataagaaagtAGAAAAGCAAGATCAAACGGCAAATTAATTTCAAGAGAGCCGAATTCATCACGGAGATGATTAGAGAATACAATATGACGGGTTAAACAAAAGTTCCCGTCATACAATatgaaaagagaaaaaagttaCAAGAATAACAAAAACACGTAAAGTGTTTATAAGCGCAAGGAAACGAAAAACAAACCCCGTCAAGCAACAACACCCGCAGAAAGTAAGCACGATCACTAAGTCATTGCATAGCGATTGTACACTGGATAATATCCCACGGGTGTATAGGGATAATAGTAGTTGCAATTAGAGCAAGAACGTCCAGAAGAGGGCGATGGTGGTGCGTTGGTGCTCAACGTAGTAGGGCTATAAGTTTTTTGTTCACCAGAGTATGTAGCGTTTGAGgaagtaaacaaagaataaGAAGCACTCCACCACTCCCATGCCTTTTGACCACGAGGACCGGGACTAAGATTCCAGGACATGCTAGCTAGCCAGTCTTGTTCAAAGCTGTTCAACAAGGCAGTACGGAAACCAGTAACTTGCGACCAGGATTGATTGGTAAACGTATTGTCATCCAAAAACTTATTAGCCAAAATCAAGGCGGTCGTTAAAAGAGCACATATTTGGAAGAATAACGACTCCTTAGTCCACTGGTTTACAAAATCAGTCGTTTGAGATGCGGCGTCAAGACGATCGGAAAGGTATGACAAGGCAAGCAAGCAAGAGGCACGAGGTAAACGCGTAGACGTCAAAATTTGTGTAACGACCTTACGGAAAGAAAACACAAGACCAGGTAAAGAGTTAGCAAGAGAATGCATTTGAGCATTATTCAGGAAACGAGCATACAACTTACAAGTCATGATAGACAAGTATTCCACCATTTGATCCATCTTGTAATCCAGTTTAGCAGCAACACCTCCGGTATAAACGGTTTCTTCCTGATCCTCCATGTTAGTTTTGCAGACAGGAGAAATACGTTGTTGAACGTTAGCAACCGAAGGCATGTTAAGATTACCTGGGATTGTATTATCAGTCTCGGAGGTAGTAGTGGCGGTATTGTTGGTTACAGGCACATCTGCTACGGGATGTCGAGACTGATAAAAGGAAGGAGCACAATTGTTAGCAATCAAAGGGGCGGAAACGTTGTTACATGCAGCTGATACATTCACCGAATTGCCAAATTGATCTTGGTTAGGATTATAGGCAACGGCAGAGTCAGGCATATAGCGTTGCTGGGAGGGTGGTGGAGGTGCGGCAGATGGAACCGACTGATAAGATGGCCAGTAATAGTTTAGAGGCGCAGAAGGGTAGAGACGTGGTTGAGGTTGCTGTAAACGGTGCTGCGACAGAAGGGAAGGAACAGCGGAAGGATGATGAGAGGAGGAAGGGATGGAGAAGCCCGACCTTACCGAAAGCGTATCGGGCACAGAAACGCCAGGTAAGAAGGACGGACGACGCTGGCCAAGACCATACATAGGAGCATGACTCAACAAAGCAGCAACCGAAGAAGCAGAGTTTGCACTATTGCTGGACGAAACAGGAGCAAACATACTCAAGCCGGGGGCAGCCAAAGGAGGCTGAACTTGAGAACGTGAAGTGTGCTGATAAGGAAACGACATTGCTGAAGAATTTCGAAAAGGAAAGcaaattgaagaattaaaaaaaaaatttttaactcCTTTGCTATTCTACCTAATCAAGTCTTTTTCGAGTTTTGTAATCGATTTCTTGAGTACTCCTTTCAAGGAAAGAAGAATACAAAGGAAGaacgataaaaaaaaatgaaaaagagatAAAGAATGCTCAACAATAAGAAATTTACCCAAGAGACAGGAAAAAGACTTATTAACACTCACTTCTAGCAAAACCCGACCAAGGAATGCTTGTTTCGCTGGCAAATAGACGAGGCTTAGTAAAAAGCTCGACTTCTGCAAAAAAACTGCTAATatagaaggaaaaaaataggaTTGAACCCTCCAAACTAAATTTTACGGTGGTTGGTTGTGCGCAGGTTCTGAAAAGCTGGTAACGCAGTTGAAAATGCTTGCAACTTAGGAAAGAGAATTTTTtaggaataaaaaatttcacttTGTTAAGCACTGAAAAATAGCGTAGCGTTGAAGATTATTCAGCAAGAAAGTTAAACCCAAATTAAGATATCTAACGTAATAGATCGGTTAGATAACTTTATGGATTTTAATTAGCAATTGCCGGTGAGGAAAATTGGGAGCGaggtaaacaaacaatggGACAAGcaggaaaaaaatcaaagaaaaataagttAAACGTAGCAAGACAAACAATAAGTATGTAAAGAGGAGAATTTGAAAGTTATCtaaataaagaaacaaCTTGAGAAGTAAAAATCGAGTAGAAAGTGAAATGAAATGGAAGGAGCAATTAAAGAGGAGAGAATAAACAAGAACTGAGTATGATAGACGAAAAGTAGAcggaaaaaagaaattaaagagaCAAGAGAAAATCAACTGGTGGATGTCTTTGTCGTATAAGAAA
This region of Schizosaccharomyces pombe strain 972h- genome assembly, chromosome: II genomic DNA includes:
- the mlo3 gene encoding RNA-binding protein Mlo3 — protein: MSMELDQSLDAIIASKPKGGIRKRRARSNKPKPTKNAKPAVNTASALKSVISEESKIIVSNLPTDVTEAQVKELFVKSIGPCKRVSLAYGPNGRSKGIATIIFSRPGDATRAYEQYEGRLVDGTRKMKVEIILDPSRQLNSLAARVSPASNASATASKNGAKSSKRKTTRRRRTPNRPKKSAEELDKEMDDYFGSNEKE
- the clg1 gene encoding cyclin Clg1; its protein translation is MSFPYQHTSRSQVQPPLAAPGLSMFAPVSSSNSANSASSVAALLSHAPMYGLGQRRPSFLPGVSVPDTLSVRSGFSIPSSSHHPSAVPSLLSQHRLQQPQPRLYPSAPLNYYWPSYQSVPSAAPPPPSQQRYMPDSAVAYNPNQDQFGNSVNVSAACNNVSAPLIANNCAPSFYQSRHPVADVPVTNNTATTTSETDNTIPGNLNMPSVANVQQRISPVCKTNMEDQEETVYTGGVAAKLDYKMDQMVEYLSIMTCKLYARFLNNAQMHSLANSLPGLVFSFRKVVTQILTSTRLPRASCLLALSYLSDRLDAASQTTDFVNQWTKESLFFQICALLTTALILANKFLDDNTFTNQSWSQVTGFRTALLNSFEQDWLASMSWNLSPGPRGQKAWEWWSASYSLFTSSNATYSGEQKTYSPTTLSTNAPPSPSSGRSCSNCNYYYPYTPVGYYPVYNRYAMT